In one bacterium genomic region, the following are encoded:
- the zapB gene encoding cell division protein ZapB yields MEDIFGTLERQIERLLNAVIKLKEERKRLSDENSSLRERVSQLEYELDSLKRENEMLRNTAQGSEEAKSRLDSLLRRINEVLGEET; encoded by the coding sequence GTGGAAGATATTTTTGGAACTCTTGAGCGGCAAATAGAGAGGCTTCTTAATGCCGTAATAAAGCTAAAGGAGGAAAGAAAGCGTCTTTCTGACGAGAATAGTTCGCTTAGGGAGCGCGTGAGTCAGCTTGAATACGAGCTTGACTCTCTTAAGCGCGAAAACGAGATGTTAAGAAATACAGCGCAGGGCAGCGAGGAAGCGAAAAGCAGACTCGATTCGCTGCTAAGACGCATAAATGAAGTGCTCGGTGAGGAAACATAA
- a CDS encoding cell division protein ZapA has protein sequence MAESGKIVVPIRVLNYDIRVLTEESPEYVKKVSEYVDSKINEVVSGADTASIIKSVILAALNIADELFKEREKLKTLAEKIEEQSKLLEEKLNELEVNSHFK, from the coding sequence ATGGCGGAATCAGGAAAAATAGTTGTGCCGATAAGGGTCCTTAATTATGATATCAGGGTGTTGACTGAGGAATCCCCTGAGTATGTGAAGAAAGTGTCCGAATATGTAGACTCGAAAATAAACGAGGTAGTATCGGGTGCCGATACAGCTTCAATAATAAAGTCGGTGATTTTAGCTGCATTAAATATCGCCGATGAATTGTTTAAAGAGCGAGAAAAGCTGAAAACCCTTGCTGAGAAAATAGAGGAACAATCAAAGCTTTTAGAGGAAAAGCTTAACGAGCTCGAAGTAAACTCACACTTTAAATGA
- the rny gene encoding ribonuclease Y, whose product MTIVGNVVIAIVLAVIGFAIGLLSGRMAAKRVLSSAEEKAKAILDKAKKELELRKSKLELEFERERARRKADFERMTRAKRNELEKLEKRIHEQQRSIESRADILRRREREILNREKQLQAREKAIEQRENELNELIRRENERLERIAGMTQEEAKQILMENLISEARAEAQKMIKQIRMEAEQKAEREAKEVIISAIQRCAAETTVESTVSVVSLPSDEIKGRIIGREGRNIRAFETATGVDVIVDDTPEAIILSGYDPIRREIAKIAMEKLIVDGRIHPARIEEVVAKAEKEVEGIFKEVGEQVCFELGVHDLHPELVKLLGRLKYRTSYGQNVLQHSKEVAWLAAYMASELDLDPKLAKRCGLLHDIGKAVDRGREGTHTQLGYEVAKKYGENEVVLNAILAHHEDVEPTTPYTILVQAADAISGARPGARRETLENYIRRLQKLEELADSFPGVQKAYAIQAGREIRVIVEPSKVDDHLAEILAAEISQKIEREMEYPGQIKVVVIREVRAIDYAK is encoded by the coding sequence ATGACGATAGTAGGAAATGTTGTGATAGCGATAGTATTGGCAGTTATTGGTTTTGCTATTGGTCTTTTAAGCGGTCGGATGGCTGCCAAGAGGGTTTTATCGTCCGCTGAGGAGAAAGCAAAAGCAATTTTGGATAAAGCCAAGAAGGAACTTGAGCTAAGAAAAAGTAAGCTTGAGCTGGAGTTTGAAAGGGAAAGAGCACGAAGGAAAGCCGACTTCGAAAGGATGACTCGCGCAAAAAGGAACGAGCTCGAGAAACTTGAGAAGCGAATCCATGAACAGCAACGGTCCATCGAGAGCAGAGCGGACATTCTTAGACGCAGGGAAAGAGAGATTCTTAATCGCGAAAAACAGCTTCAGGCTCGTGAAAAAGCCATAGAGCAGCGCGAAAACGAACTTAATGAGCTAATAAGGCGCGAGAACGAAAGACTTGAGAGAATCGCTGGAATGACCCAGGAAGAGGCAAAACAGATTCTCATGGAAAACCTCATATCAGAAGCGCGTGCCGAAGCGCAGAAAATGATAAAGCAAATACGGATGGAGGCTGAGCAGAAAGCGGAAAGAGAAGCGAAAGAAGTTATAATATCCGCTATACAGCGTTGCGCTGCAGAAACTACTGTGGAATCAACCGTTTCAGTGGTTTCGTTGCCATCGGACGAGATCAAAGGACGCATTATCGGGCGTGAAGGAAGAAATATAAGAGCTTTTGAGACCGCGACCGGTGTCGATGTTATAGTGGACGACACCCCCGAGGCAATAATACTGTCGGGATACGACCCTATAAGGCGCGAAATAGCAAAAATAGCAATGGAAAAGCTTATAGTGGATGGAAGAATACATCCCGCGAGGATAGAGGAGGTCGTTGCCAAGGCTGAGAAGGAAGTCGAGGGCATATTCAAAGAGGTTGGCGAGCAGGTATGTTTCGAACTGGGTGTCCACGACCTGCATCCAGAGTTGGTAAAGCTTCTTGGCAGGCTTAAGTATCGAACAAGCTACGGGCAAAATGTATTACAACATTCTAAGGAGGTGGCTTGGCTTGCTGCCTACATGGCTTCCGAACTTGACCTTGACCCCAAACTCGCAAAAAGATGCGGTCTTCTTCATGACATAGGGAAAGCGGTTGACAGAGGGCGCGAGGGAACACATACCCAACTCGGCTACGAGGTAGCCAAAAAGTACGGTGAAAATGAGGTTGTATTAAATGCTATTTTGGCTCATCACGAGGATGTCGAACCTACGACCCCGTATACTATTCTCGTCCAGGCCGCTGACGCTATATCTGGGGCGAGACCTGGTGCGCGAAGAGAAACGCTGGAGAATTACATAAGAAGGTTGCAAAAGCTTGAGGAGCTGGCTGATTCGTTCCCCGGAGTCCAGAAAGCATATGCTATTCAAGCAGGAAGGGAAATAAGGGTTATAGTGGAGCCAAGCAAGGTTGACGACCATCTTGCGGAGATATTAGCTGCTGAGATCTCCCAGAAAATAGAGCGCGAAATGGAATACCCGGGCCAGATTAAAGTGGTCGTTATACGAGAGGTTCGAGCTATAGATTACGCAAAATAA